Proteins from a single region of Vibrio sp. DW001:
- a CDS encoding helix-turn-helix domain-containing protein, giving the protein MSKLDRDWHVADIRAALAKCGTNYEKLAKENGIAGSTLRNALRFKYPKAERIIAKKIGVTPEEIWPSRYLKKIA; this is encoded by the coding sequence ATGAGTAAACTTGATCGAGACTGGCACGTAGCTGACATAAGAGCAGCATTAGCAAAATGTGGCACAAACTACGAGAAGCTAGCTAAAGAAAATGGAATTGCAGGTTCAACACTTCGAAATGCTCTGCGATTTAAGTACCCAAAGGCAGAACGCATAATTGCTAAGAAAATCGGTGTAACACCAGAAGAGATCTGGCCTTCTCGCTATTTAAAGAAAATCGCATAG
- a CDS encoding response regulator yields the protein MSYPVLICDDSALARKQMARSLPASLNADITFAVNGLDALEKLEQQEFKLMFLDLTMPELDGYGTLEQIQKRNIIIDVVVVSGDIQPKAKQKVEQLGAKDFIQKPMDKEHLKSVLRSLVNPAEISQVTSNRTIELPILKRRDIYMEVANVSIGRAADALARHFDVFVHLPLPNVNIFEVTELHMALADLADNDQVSGVCQGFNGEGIAGEALVLLSDSSITDLKRLMKVPAESVELEELELLMDVSNILVGSFLNGLGQQAEVRFFQGQPVLLGQHIPIESIIESTSGSFQKTMTFEVSYNIDNTSIRCDLLFMFVDESLPILDNKLSYLMEDF from the coding sequence ATGTCCTATCCGGTTCTAATTTGTGATGATTCTGCTTTGGCTCGTAAGCAGATGGCTCGATCCTTACCCGCTTCACTAAATGCTGATATTACTTTCGCAGTAAATGGATTAGATGCATTAGAAAAACTAGAACAACAAGAATTCAAATTGATGTTTTTGGATTTAACTATGCCAGAACTGGATGGTTATGGCACATTAGAACAGATCCAAAAACGAAATATCATTATTGATGTTGTCGTCGTCTCCGGTGATATTCAACCAAAAGCAAAACAAAAAGTAGAACAGCTAGGTGCAAAAGACTTCATCCAAAAACCTATGGATAAAGAGCATCTAAAATCGGTTCTTCGATCCCTTGTCAATCCTGCAGAGATATCTCAAGTCACTTCAAATCGAACGATTGAACTTCCTATATTAAAACGAAGAGATATCTATATGGAGGTGGCCAATGTTTCTATTGGTCGAGCTGCGGATGCTCTGGCACGACATTTTGACGTCTTTGTTCACTTACCTTTGCCAAACGTGAATATTTTCGAAGTGACCGAATTGCATATGGCGCTCGCAGATTTGGCTGACAATGATCAAGTTTCTGGCGTTTGCCAAGGTTTCAATGGAGAAGGTATTGCTGGCGAGGCCTTGGTGCTACTAAGTGACTCAAGTATTACGGATCTGAAACGTTTGATGAAAGTGCCTGCAGAGAGTGTAGAGCTAGAAGAGTTGGAACTGTTAATGGATGTGTCTAACATTCTAGTTGGATCATTCCTAAATGGTTTGGGTCAGCAAGCTGAGGTTCGGTTTTTCCAAGGGCAGCCTGTACTTCTTGGACAGCATATACCGATTGAATCTATTATTGAATCAACCTCTGGGTCCTTCCAAAAGACCATGACGTTTGAGGTGAGCTATAACATTGACAATACGAGCATTCGATGCGACTTGTTATTTATGTTCGTTGATGAATCTCTGCCAATTTTGGACAATAAACTCTCTTATCTAATGGAGGATTTTTGA
- a CDS encoding S24 family peptidase yields MDSEKNLAKNDESSMRALYQEQIDRFKERLLEAVGEESVRSFSRRCGISESVIRKYLAGSYPNVDKLPRIAEATGRSIEWLLTGAENTSNEKIISFNEEYALIPGYRIQVSAGHGSLNPDQLEPTRHLAFRRKWLKYRGFKEKDLAIVWAKGDSMEPTIHNNDTLVVNMARKKPSDGHIYIFRNGEELFVKRYQSMLGTWSLISDNNFYRTLDIPKEEQHQFEVIGQVVHIAKDLGD; encoded by the coding sequence ATGGATTCAGAGAAAAACTTGGCGAAAAACGACGAAAGCTCGATGCGAGCTTTATATCAAGAGCAAATAGATCGGTTTAAAGAGCGATTACTGGAAGCGGTAGGTGAAGAGTCGGTGCGCTCTTTTTCGAGGCGGTGTGGTATATCAGAGAGCGTGATACGTAAGTATTTAGCGGGGTCTTACCCCAATGTTGATAAGCTTCCACGAATTGCAGAAGCAACAGGACGCAGTATTGAGTGGCTTTTAACTGGAGCTGAAAACACTTCTAATGAAAAAATCATTTCGTTCAACGAAGAGTATGCCCTAATCCCTGGCTATCGCATTCAAGTGTCAGCGGGACACGGCTCTTTAAATCCTGATCAACTGGAACCAACCAGGCATTTAGCATTTAGGCGTAAGTGGTTGAAGTACAGAGGCTTTAAAGAAAAAGATTTAGCGATCGTGTGGGCAAAAGGTGACAGCATGGAACCAACGATTCACAACAACGATACGCTTGTAGTAAACATGGCAAGGAAAAAACCTTCAGATGGGCACATATACATATTTAGGAATGGTGAAGAGTTGTTTGTGAAGCGCTATCAAAGCATGTTAGGTACTTGGAGCTTGATTAGCGATAATAATTTCTATAGAACCTTAGATATCCCAAAGGAAGAACAGCACCAGTTTGAAGTCATAGGTCAAGTCGTGCACATTGCAAAGGACTTAGGCGATTAG
- a CDS encoding NADH:ubiquinone oxidoreductase codes for MKLFLVVMASISAGIISADHIHSFMLGLTVASLAVGSCYWFAFRTTRFPELALLLLLCGIFSKLIITSIGIAIGVHTSIITSPLVFAFSYLFFSLVVTFLWFSYRDSITKTPTKKLDKAAV; via the coding sequence ATGAAACTTTTCCTAGTGGTAATGGCTTCAATTTCAGCCGGTATTATTTCAGCAGATCATATTCACTCATTTATGTTGGGACTAACGGTCGCTTCGTTAGCGGTAGGCAGCTGTTATTGGTTCGCTTTCAGAACAACACGATTTCCTGAATTGGCTCTACTATTATTGCTCTGTGGTATTTTTTCAAAGCTTATCATTACATCAATTGGCATCGCGATTGGGGTTCATACTTCTATTATCACTTCACCGCTTGTTTTTGCTTTTTCGTATCTGTTTTTCTCTTTGGTGGTTACGTTCTTGTGGTTCAGTTACCGAGACAGCATTACGAAGACTCCGACTAAGAAACTGGATAAAGCAGCGGTCTAA
- a CDS encoding transposase domain-containing protein: MEWFSVSECVGIGELPTHPYNVRKRLESLSTPETKRKRQGTKAYEYHISILPVSVQAALLKANGKIKVGEQVLNLPKPNKDSVGYCREALWANWAQTNNKAKEKAQQTLRVVQATFALIGNGVKKMDAYQSVCDEYGCTLSTLRRACSKVKGFDECDWAPALLPKHFAAAQVEKENQFAPVSPEAWRFFMGDYLRLEQPSMTVCYERLLDAAKEHSWTVPSLKSLSRRLDYEVSAQQRVLLREGEHALHQMYPPQRRTVQDLHAMEWINGDGYQHNVFVKWFNGDVIRPKTWFWQDIYSRKIIGWRCDLSENTDSIRLSLMDVCEKYGIPKEMTLDNTRAAANKPMTGGVPNRYRFKVKEDDPKGIIPMLGIKLHWSSVIYGKGHGQAKPIERAFGNGGLGEYIDRHPLCEGAFTGDNPMAKPDNYGSNNIDVEAFLNVIAKGVEMYNAKENRNTEICRGHMSFDQAFNASYQVAPVRKATASQLHMMMLQAEAVQVSKHGQIALHAGGILEGRRNLYFNERMLDYIGQKVVARFDPQRLHESIEIYTLNGVHICVAECRDDAAFGDTQAAREIKKERTRHTKATKEAAKSLERMTALEVAAMMKPLEEEIIPENKVVEPFRPTSIGNTAVKAMPQEEAEDEYDQNFSESVACLMEQRNKNRL, encoded by the coding sequence ATGGAATGGTTTTCAGTATCAGAATGTGTAGGGATAGGAGAGCTTCCAACTCACCCATACAACGTTCGTAAACGTTTAGAGTCTCTATCAACACCAGAGACCAAAAGAAAGCGCCAAGGAACTAAGGCTTACGAATATCACATAAGCATTCTTCCTGTGTCTGTTCAAGCCGCCTTACTCAAAGCTAACGGCAAGATTAAAGTTGGCGAGCAGGTTCTTAATCTACCAAAGCCTAACAAGGATTCTGTCGGCTATTGCCGTGAGGCTTTATGGGCGAATTGGGCTCAAACCAACAACAAAGCTAAAGAGAAAGCGCAACAAACACTGCGTGTAGTTCAAGCGACTTTTGCCTTGATTGGCAACGGTGTAAAGAAGATGGATGCCTACCAATCGGTTTGTGATGAATATGGTTGCACTCTTTCTACGTTGCGTCGCGCTTGTTCGAAGGTAAAAGGCTTTGACGAATGCGATTGGGCTCCTGCCTTGTTACCTAAACATTTTGCTGCCGCTCAAGTAGAAAAAGAGAATCAATTCGCACCTGTCTCACCAGAGGCATGGCGATTCTTTATGGGCGATTACCTACGCCTTGAGCAACCAAGTATGACGGTTTGCTACGAGCGATTATTGGATGCAGCAAAAGAACATAGTTGGACTGTGCCGAGTTTAAAAAGCTTGTCACGTCGTTTGGACTATGAAGTGTCAGCGCAGCAACGCGTACTACTTCGCGAAGGTGAACACGCCCTGCATCAAATGTACCCACCGCAACGTCGAACCGTCCAAGACTTGCATGCCATGGAGTGGATTAACGGGGATGGCTATCAACACAACGTATTTGTTAAGTGGTTCAACGGGGATGTTATTCGCCCTAAAACGTGGTTTTGGCAAGACATATACAGCCGCAAAATTATTGGATGGCGTTGTGATTTAAGCGAGAACACCGACAGCATTCGCCTTTCATTAATGGACGTGTGTGAGAAGTACGGGATCCCAAAAGAAATGACATTGGATAACACCCGCGCGGCAGCTAACAAACCTATGACAGGCGGTGTCCCTAACCGTTATCGATTCAAGGTTAAGGAAGATGACCCTAAAGGCATTATCCCAATGCTTGGAATCAAGCTTCACTGGTCGAGCGTGATTTATGGCAAAGGCCATGGTCAAGCTAAACCGATAGAACGTGCCTTTGGTAATGGTGGTTTAGGTGAATACATCGATAGGCATCCTCTGTGTGAAGGGGCGTTCACAGGTGACAACCCAATGGCGAAACCTGACAACTATGGCAGCAATAACATTGATGTAGAAGCGTTCTTAAATGTGATTGCAAAAGGCGTGGAAATGTACAACGCCAAAGAGAATCGCAATACCGAGATCTGCCGTGGTCACATGAGTTTTGATCAAGCCTTTAATGCCAGCTACCAAGTCGCGCCAGTTCGTAAGGCAACGGCAAGCCAGCTGCATATGATGATGTTGCAAGCAGAAGCCGTTCAAGTGAGTAAGCACGGGCAGATAGCGCTTCATGCAGGCGGAATTCTAGAAGGTCGTCGCAACCTTTATTTCAATGAACGCATGTTGGATTACATCGGGCAGAAAGTTGTCGCTCGATTTGACCCACAGAGACTTCACGAATCTATCGAAATTTACACGTTGAATGGTGTGCATATTTGTGTAGCGGAATGTCGTGATGATGCAGCCTTTGGTGATACTCAAGCCGCCCGTGAAATTAAGAAAGAGAGAACGCGCCATACCAAGGCTACCAAAGAAGCGGCTAAGTCTCTTGAGCGAATGACGGCTTTAGAAGTGGCCGCAATGATGAAGCCACTTGAAGAAGAAATCATTCCAGAAAATAAAGTGGTTGAGCCTTTCCGTCCTACCTCTATTGGTAATACCGCAGTAAAAGCGATGCCCCAAGAGGAGGCAGAGGACGAGTACGACCAGAACTTCAGTGAAAGCGTTGCTTGCTTAATGGAGCAACGCAATAAAAACCGCCTTTAA
- a CDS encoding AAA family ATPase gives MTNIIALDKNEKIAGNHVEVLMQVKALTESKAVSASQIAKEISVSPATLSQILNGSYKADPAKMIEKLSQWLRMREQRNATPSKDPGFVMTQTAKQIIDDLRYAHGTSDIACIYGASGVGKTKTLRNYMQSNNNVWMITISPSISSLVGCLYELAMELGLTNAPRRKDALARAIRNRLIGTNGLVIIDEADHLKYEALEEFRAIQEYCEVGMVMAGNNKVYTQFTGGRRNEDFARLFSRIGKKRGIHKTKQADVRAIADAWNVNGESERGLMLQISERPGGLRLLSKTLKLAAMFAKGQTISEQVLRKAFAELETND, from the coding sequence ATGACCAACATTATTGCATTAGATAAGAACGAAAAAATAGCGGGTAATCACGTTGAAGTGTTGATGCAAGTTAAAGCATTAACAGAATCGAAGGCTGTTTCAGCGTCTCAGATTGCAAAAGAGATCAGCGTATCACCTGCCACGCTCAGCCAAATCTTGAACGGTTCATACAAGGCTGACCCAGCCAAGATGATTGAAAAACTGAGCCAGTGGTTACGCATGAGAGAGCAGCGTAATGCCACGCCAAGTAAAGACCCTGGTTTTGTGATGACCCAAACCGCAAAACAGATTATCGATGACCTGCGTTATGCGCATGGAACGTCAGATATTGCTTGTATTTACGGTGCCTCTGGTGTCGGCAAAACGAAGACACTTCGTAATTACATGCAGTCAAATAATAACGTATGGATGATCACGATTAGCCCGAGCATTTCAAGCTTAGTTGGTTGCCTTTATGAATTGGCGATGGAGCTAGGACTAACTAACGCTCCTCGAAGAAAGGATGCTTTAGCAAGGGCGATTAGAAACAGGCTAATTGGGACGAATGGGTTGGTCATTATCGATGAAGCTGATCACTTGAAATATGAAGCTTTAGAGGAGTTCAGAGCGATTCAGGAGTATTGCGAGGTTGGCATGGTGATGGCGGGCAATAACAAAGTTTACACCCAGTTTACGGGGGGACGTCGTAATGAAGATTTTGCCCGTTTGTTTTCACGTATAGGCAAGAAACGTGGCATCCACAAAACCAAGCAAGCAGACGTTCGTGCCATTGCTGATGCATGGAACGTAAACGGCGAGTCTGAACGCGGGTTAATGCTGCAAATCAGTGAGCGCCCAGGTGGCCTTAGATTGCTAAGCAAAACACTCAAACTGGCGGCGATGTTTGCCAAAGGCCAAACCATTAGTGAGCAAGTGCTGCGCAAAGCGTTTGCTGAATTAGAAACCAACGATTGA
- a CDS encoding HAD-IA family hydrolase — protein sequence MKVNETKCVIFDCDGVLVDSEKLCCKALVNVFSKYNDQISIEDCIAHFQGGKVADILTATIERLNIKVSLDDVEPFYRAQVQQLFHEELEPVAGISELLDRLTVKGLQYCVVSNSPKTKIERSLELTGLLDRFKGKVFSAFDANSWKPEPDLLLYAAMSMGYSPKECVYIDDTAKGVVTGLSAGIQTIYYRSSAYSPLFTGDALEIEEMSELELLIS from the coding sequence CTGAAAGTAAATGAAACCAAGTGTGTCATTTTCGACTGTGATGGCGTTCTGGTTGACAGTGAAAAGTTATGTTGTAAAGCGCTAGTAAACGTTTTTTCTAAATATAACGACCAAATAAGTATCGAAGATTGTATAGCGCACTTTCAAGGTGGCAAAGTCGCCGATATTCTTACCGCCACAATAGAACGACTTAATATTAAGGTCTCGCTGGACGATGTAGAGCCATTCTATCGAGCACAAGTACAGCAATTATTTCACGAAGAGTTAGAACCGGTGGCGGGTATTAGTGAACTTCTTGATCGTTTAACGGTAAAGGGGCTCCAGTATTGTGTTGTTTCGAATAGCCCAAAAACGAAAATAGAACGGTCCCTAGAACTTACTGGCTTATTAGATCGGTTTAAAGGTAAGGTTTTTTCTGCGTTTGATGCAAACAGCTGGAAACCTGAACCAGATTTATTACTTTATGCCGCGATGAGTATGGGCTATTCCCCTAAAGAATGTGTGTATATTGATGACACAGCGAAAGGTGTCGTCACAGGACTAAGTGCGGGTATTCAAACCATCTATTATCGATCAAGTGCCTATAGCCCTCTATTTACGGGTGATGCGTTAGAGATAGAAGAAATGTCTGAGTTAGAGCTATTGATTAGTTAA